In Camelina sativa cultivar DH55 chromosome 17, Cs, whole genome shotgun sequence, the genomic stretch atataattgGTTGTGTCCAGGTTCATCTCACTGATACTTACAAACCTAATTAAGGGATGAACTAGCTAGTTCATATGTCAGTAATTAACCTACGTATACAACACGATGATAAATTcttctatttttgtatttaaagacAATATAAGGCATATCTACTCCCTCGTGCACAGAGAACAAACACCCTCAAATATGCTCCACTAACCTTAAACCCAGCCTTGTTGCTCCTAACCAAAACTTATCCTCCACTACCACTAACTATACTTTATTTGGCAACCGAGTTGTCTTCCTCTTAATCACCCTATTCCAAACCACAATATTTCAATGGTTTTGGTGGGAGTCGGATTTAATTAAGATCCAAATCCTAACAAAATAATGCTTCAAAAAAACGTTCAGACAAAGACTCAAAGTGGtctaagatattttatttttcggtGTACCTTATTCGAAAACTTTTCTTTGGGAATAAAATTCTTCCATTCAGGTCCGCTGATATTATATCACAATATGCACCAAAAATAGAATatcataaaatgtaaaataaatagaGAATTTAGGTTgaaagaagataagagaaatgCATGAGAGTAGCCTTTGCCGTCTCGCTGCTTCAgccagtctctctctctctctctctctctctctctctcgctctcagCATTTTAAGATACAATTTGGCTATACCATCCTATCAAGAGCCACTACGTAaacttatttccttttttcatttATAACGCACGTACGTTATTTAATTTAAGTTCGTATAGTGTAAATCTTTTACataattcttattggttgatttcTTTCGAAGAGTTTGAAGTTCATACGCATCAATTTCATTGGAAGAATCGATTTAAACTAAATATGAGAcctgaaaaaaacaatatcgcaaaagaacaaaaattagatATGTTGATCAAATTAATGATTAGATtctatatatcaaatttaagtAAATGTTGTGATGCAGATGTGATGAGGCGATTTTTTAAAAGCTCATGAATGAATATTGCGGATTTAATTTATTACGTATTAAATTGTCCGTCAATGCTCTTTAAATATTTACacaaagtacatatatataaatgttgaagacaaaaacaaaaggacTAATTATAGTAGACGACGAAAACAAATATGCTACACTTAACTAGCATTTTTGCCGACATCGTATTATGTAAAGTGCAATCGATGAACAACTGTTAAGATCACATGgttcattttatcattttctaattgttttatttacctCCTCAATGTTTTTGACATTTAGCCTTCAAATCTTGCAGTTGTCTCTAATAACTCCATTCTTGATTGTCGAATTGCCCATCAGCTATAAATTTCGTTCTCTGAATTGTTATAGGATCTGTACCCATCCTTTCTAAAATTGTTatctttttcaataaatatgAAAACCTTAGCTTATACCTTTTTCTGACAACAACCTTAGGTCCTTTAGCTTATACTATCAGTTTTACTTTTTATctattacaataaaattatgGGTCTAATTGAGATTGTGAATATCCTACTAAGATTAAGTAGGGTCCGCGACTTCAGGCCACTGGTCCAGAGACTGGGAGAAGTTTGGTCGGCTGATTGGGAAAGTTTACGTATAGTTTACATGAAAGTAagttcttattattttttcagtcGGCACCACAAAAGGCTCCTGTGGCTATTCTCTATTTCATATACAGAAACAATCAACTAATGTTTTACAAACgtctatataatttaattataggGACTATTCATGCTATTTGACGTAaatatagaaattgaaaacatgaaaacatcaAAATAAGTTGTGGACAAATCAAGTTATTATTCACTCAAATTTGCATCTACTTTAGAAATTACTAGTGTCATTAAACTACAAGTCAAATATAATTTCGCACGTGCGTAAAAGTCAAAGGTTTAAAATTAAACGCTACTCTCACTAGCATACATGGTTATCAAACCAGCATAAACTTCACACGTGGTGGATCATGCGAATCTAATGCAAAGCAAAATTATATgggaattttgtaaaataaacatGGGACTACTGACTACATATTACACCGTACATGCATTGATGTTAAAGAATACTAGTAGTATTTAATAAGCTAATGGAAATATACTACagtaaaaaaaaccatattacTTGATACGATAGAAGTACATTGATATGACAAGGACATAAAACCTATTAAATACGCAGTGGAAACCgaatctaaccaaaaaaaaacgataatAAAATATCAGTCGTTAAACATTAATGAGTAGATATCAGCAGTGGACGACGTATACCGTCATCACAATCACTCTCTTTAGACGTTGCTTTCTCTAACGACGTCAACTTGGTGCCTGCGTATCGGTCATCTATCACCATATATTCTCCGGtcacttctccttccttctccaCCGTCGCTTCCTTACCCTCTCCAATTCAATTGCTACGTTCCAACATCAAGTATTTTGTTTGAACGAATATATATCAAAGGCTTTAATTAACTTATTTGTCGcttcttcttaattaatttgatatatacattttacaTGCATGCAGAAGATATCCTATCTACGCGAAGTGTTTCCTACCAGAATAAAATATATCGTATATTATATACTTTGCAAGAATAGAAGATCTTTCTTCAATGTGTTTTTTTATACCATGTAAATATACTTCACTGTTATGGAACAGTGCTGACAACGGAAGTTTGGTCAATAACATGTGCAACATGTGAACTGGAAAATTAAGACATTAGTTTGGACGTGAGTATATTGTTTTACTCATCTTCGATTCAGAAACTTATGAAAACAGTACTATATATTCAGACTAATATGATATAGCACATGTCGGACTATCATTTTAAAATCGATCCaccaaatatgtaaaaaatctGAACAGTTTTTGGAGTTCTTGTAAGAAAACTAAATCGCGTAACtataatatcttttattttgtatttctccatacaacacacacacagaaaaaaaaaacacacacacacacactagtTTTAAGACATAAAACTTcattcattttcctttttccctCTCGGCCACTCCAACCcgataatatatatacatgcatgtgtGCTCTTACGTACTTTGCTTAGCATTATGGTGAtgatatataactaatttagtGTGAATATTAACCACATGACTAATTGAAGCAACCATATTATTGCCATTTTCCAAAGAAACCATATGtgttttttgacttttgacgTTTTGAGAATCTCTCGTTCAGTGCATTTCATGTAATGGTTTGAGTTCtcaaaggtatatatatagatatatgtatatctacaatatacaaaatatgtcaatatataatttatcgTTGATATACGGAAAGCTCCAATTCGACATGAGTCCGAAGTATTCTTATAAATTGTTCCGGTTGCTAACTAATTAAATGTTCACTCATAATCCTCACGACGTACTTAAATTATGTTATGAGAAAATTATATCCTACGTTACTAATATaatgttgggttttttttgattttttttttttttttatgtgagtTTTGTCAACATTATTTAATGGTTACTAAAACCGGATTGTGAAAAtcgagtttaattttttttttaaatccttttaataaaaaaaaaaaagaggaaaaagtcAGTTCCCAGATGACATGGACACGAGGACCCCACTTTCTTTTCGCATACCCTTCTAATTGCCAGCctgtttaaaatttagaatatatgtTCACGTCAATTACACGTGTACCTTTTACATGTCGTCTAATGTAAATTTACTTTCCAATTTGTGAGTATTTAAATTTGTCAGATCAAGTTGGCACATTTACAACCGTTGGATCTATACCGTTTTTTTCTCACTTATTTTCTGTGAATGCTGCCATGTCACACTCATTCCTTTTACTTGCTACCGGTTTCTCCGGTTTTTTTCTGTTGACTATTCTCACCTGTgataccttttttttattttcctcacttatttatttattttttttttttcagtctctCTTAATTAAGATAGATAAATCTTGATGATCGCGTTTGTATAAAGGCAGCTCAATGCCTCGTGCTCCATCCACTCTAAAACGTTTTATCCCGAGAAACTTTTTTGTTCGTTTCTTCTTCCATCCGAGAAAAATCTcggacacaaaaaaaaaaaaaaaaaaaaaNNNNNNNNNNNNNNNNNNNNNNNNNNNNNNNNNNNNNNNNNNNNNNNNNNNNNNNNNNNNNNNNNNNNNNNNNNNNNNNNNNNNNNNNNNNNNNNNNNNNNNNNNNNNNNNNNNNNNNNNNNNNNNNNNNNNNNNNNNNNNNNNNNNNNNNNNNNNNNNNNNNNNNNNNNNNNNNNNNNNNNNNNNNNNNNNNNNNNNNNNNNNNNNNNNNNNNNNNNNNNNNNNNNNNNNNNNNNNNNNNNNNNNNNNNNNNNNNNNNNNNNNNNNNNNNNNNNNNNNNNNNNNNNNNNNNNNNNNNNNNNNNNNNNNNNNNNNNNNNNNNNNNNNNNNNNNNNNNNNNNNNNNNNNNNNNNNNNNNNNNNNNNNNNNNNNNNNNNNNNNNNNNNNNNNNNNNNNNNNNNNNNNNNNNNNNNNNNNNNNNNNNNNNNNNNNNNNNNNNNNNNNNAGAGTGAGTCTCTTCAGCTTCTCCTCCCTCTATTCAGTTTTCTTCTTGTAGTTTATATGATATCGAAGTTTCATTGCTTCTTGGTGCCTGATTCAGTTTTTTCTCCGATCCGTTTTTTATAATGATTCACTCCCGTGACTGTGCATGTTATTACGTTTCCTTCCTACCAAGTGATCTTTGAAATCCTCTGTTTTGACTCACTGGATTCATCTTTTTGATTTGCAGGAAATAGCATTCTAAAGACGAAACTAGTCTCCAGGTTTtgattttgctctgttttttttgtttgtttggctgaagaaaagaaaatgggagTGAAAGTAGCAACAACCTCAACCTTCCATCAATGGGTAGCTCATCCCATTGTTCATCATTCCTCTTCCCTTTCTCAAACCCTAGCTTCCTCCGCCGTTTCAAGACGACGCAGCATCGGAAACGACGGACGCTCTCTCTCCTGTCGTTCCGTGAtgcatccttcttcttcttcttctcctctcttcttcggCACTCCTTCAGCGACTAATAAAACTCAGTTGATCCGCAGAGCTTTTAGCGCAAACGTCGATCCGTTTTCTGAGGAGGAGTTTTCGAAGAAGATGCAAGAGCTTGCTCTCAAATTCCAAGTCTCTAACGAGGAGGATGACAACAACGAATCACATAGTACGAGCATTGACATCCTAGGGAGCCATGATCATTTCAGATCATCAGATTCAATGGAACAGCCATGGCCAGAGATGGTGCAAATGTCAAGCATCGAGAGGAAAGCTAACAGCGTTGagcttcctctttctcttcggATCATTAAGAGAAAGCTACAGATGGAAGAAGGACTTATCAAACAAGTCAGCGATTCAGCTTGTTGCTCTGTCAAGAAAGCTTTCTCTTCGATGGTGTTTATGATCAGAGAGCTTCAGAGCTTCACGTTACATATGAGAGAGCTTCTTCTCTTTGAAGATTTACAAGGAATCCTCCAACGTGTGAGAAAAGAGATGCAAGCATCGTTCGTTTGGTTGTTTCAACAAGTCTTCTCTGCTACTCCTACTTTGATGGTCTCTGTTATGATCCTCCTCGCCAATTTCACTGTTTACTCTATTGAGAGCAACTCTGCTTTAGCCGCATCGGTTAGTCCTCCGATGACTTCTCTCTCTATTAGCTTCGAGACGACGGAGGTTAATGAGATTCAGGAGACAAACCAGAACAAGTTTGATTCTACCATTGTGAAAacattctctgtttcttctcccTACGGGAAAACATCTTTTGTCGGTGGCGGCGGTGGGAATAACGTCCCACCGCCGGTGCAAAGCGGAACAGAGGGGGATGGATCTGATCAGTTCAAGAAGTCTCAGTTTTCATCGTCATCTCTTGGTGCAACGAGTGCGGATTCGGATGTATCTGTGTCAGGGCAAGAAGAGATTAAACTGTGGAACTCAATCttggaagaaacagagaaaatggAAACGTTGGATCACGAGACGATGAAAGGGATGGTTTCTCCCGTGGAGGCTCGATTAGAAGCAGAGGAGTCCATGGATTACTTCAAGACGGAGCTTCTTTACCAAACAGGGTTGTCTCAAGAACCTGAAAACGTGCTACTTCTTGCTAATTACGCACAGTTTCTCTACTTAATCATCCATGACTACGACAGGTAATTAAAACATCTGACTATTATATGGTAATTTACTAATCATGTTGTTTAAAGTATatttatctttgattttgttctttaattAGACTAGGATTAGAGAGTTTAGATTTGGTTTGGTGTTAGGTTTGGAGTCTAGCATCCAAATCTTGGGTTTGATTGGCTGCAAGTTGAGACAACAGTCATGGAATGATAGATAAGTAGATATTATATTGGGAGATAGGGAGCCATAGATATTTTAAGCTAAGAAAATGGTCATAATCACTATAAGAACCAATAGGATAGGCTTTTAAATTGAGTGAACCAGTTCTCTTACCACTTAGAGGAAGAATACAACTAGCAAGTGAACATCTACATTTCCCATTTTCAGTATAAAATAgggaataatataaaatgtgtCACTCACTAGGGATTGcttgttgttttctttcccAAAGAGTTTGTCTTTTAGctttgagtctttttttttttggggtagggttccaacaaattaaataaaaatcttggTTGATAGTGGAGTATGTGGTGGAATTTTGAAGCTTGAGTCTTTAGATCACTGATACATTTACATAACTCCTTTCACCCACCAACCAAGAGTGTTGCTAGGTAATAATTCGCTCAAATTGGGCCAACGGGTAAAGTACTGTTTTAGCCTTGTTGATATTTATGGTGACCAGTCTCCAGACAATTGTTTTGACATGTTAGCTATATAGACTATGATTAATTCAGTAGCGGTTCCATTTTAGACAATTTTCTCATTTGGTACATCTGTCACATTCTATGACCAAAACCCAATTCACTTACGTTTTCTCACTTACCCTTTTGGCCTTGTTCAAATCCATATCTTATCCTTATACTCTAGTGAACAAAACCACAAATGTGCTGGATCTTTGTCCATATTCTAACgtggcttctttttttttggttaacggTTGGGTCAAAAACAGAGCGGAAAAATATTTCAAGAGAGCAGCAAAAGCAGAGCCAGCAGACGCCGAGGCGCTAAACAAATATGCGACGTTTCTGTGGAGAGCAAGGAACGATATTTGGAGAGCAGAGGAAACGTACTTAGAAGCAATCTCCGCTGATCCAACCAACTCTGTCTACTCCGCCAATTACGCTCATTTCCTTTGGAACACCGGTGGTGATGAAACGTGTTTCCCTCTTGACGCTCCACCGCAACAGAACACCACATGAAAAACTGAGTCACACAACAATTTGTGTAATGTacagtgtgttttttttttccctatacAAACACTCGTGTCATGTGgcaacttttttgttttgtaaacaaaaaaaaacttttgtttatataacGCGTACATATTTCGAGTTTTGGCTTTAGTTTTATCTTACTCGTCACAGACTTGGGGATTCTTTTCGTGAACAGAACCATGTGTCAATTagtttctgtaaaaaaaaacctagatcTTATCCTTTT encodes the following:
- the LOC104754894 gene encoding uncharacterized protein LOC104754894 produces the protein MGVKVATTSTFHQWVAHPIVHHSSSLSQTLASSAVSRRRSIGNDGRSLSCRSVMHPSSSSSPLFFGTPSATNKTQLIRRAFSANVDPFSEEEFSKKMQELALKFQVSNEEDDNNESHSTSIDILGSHDHFRSSDSMEQPWPEMVQMSSIERKANSVELPLSLRIIKRKLQMEEGLIKQVSDSACCSVKKAFSSMVFMIRELQSFTLHMRELLLFEDLQGILQRVRKEMQASFVWLFQQVFSATPTLMVSVMILLANFTVYSIESNSALAASVSPPMTSLSISFETTEVNEIQETNQNKFDSTIVKTFSVSSPYGKTSFVGGGGGNNVPPPVQSGTEGDGSDQFKKSQFSSSSLGATSADSDVSVSGQEEIKLWNSILEETEKMETLDHETMKGMVSPVEARLEAEESMDYFKTELLYQTGLSQEPENVLLLANYAQFLYLIIHDYDRAEKYFKRAAKAEPADAEALNKYATFLWRARNDIWRAEETYLEAISADPTNSVYSANYAHFLWNTGGDETCFPLDAPPQQNTT